One region of Kazachstania africana CBS 2517 chromosome 3, complete genome genomic DNA includes:
- the TRP1 gene encoding phosphoribosylanthranilate isomerase TRP1 (similar to Saccharomyces cerevisiae TRP1 (YDR007W); ancestral locus Anc_3.192): MKDFQSLLDSNEPLIKICGLQTVEAAQHALNSGTNFIGIICVPNRSRTIRPEIAREISSYIHSHHPTKFLVGVFRNQSKEDVLKLVNDYNIDIVQLHGDEDWEEYHNFIGKPIIKRVIFPRDCNDVIRINNLPVRTVLPLFDSEAGGTGEKLDWNSISNWSKGASSQNEIKFILAGGLTPDNVKEASSLHGVIGVDVSGGVETDNVKDFNKIETFIAQGKGL; encoded by the coding sequence ATGAAGGATTTTCAGTCGCTACTAGATTCAAATGAACCGTTAATCAAGATTTGTGGCCTACAAACAGTTGAGGCTGCTCAACATGCTTTAAATTCTGGTACAAATTTCATCGGTATCATCTGTGTTCCAAATCGTAGCAGAACTATAAGACCCGAAATTGCCAGAGAAATATCATCCTATATACACAGCCACCATCCTacaaaatttcttgtagGTGTGTTTCGCAACcaatcaaaagaagatgtCTTAAAACTTGTTAATGATTATAACATAGATATAGTGCAGTTGCATGGCGATGAAGACTGGGAAGAATATCATAACTTCATCGGAAAACCAATCATTAAAAGAGTCATCTTCCCTAGAGATTGTAATGATGTTATCAGAATTAATAACCTACCAGTACGTACAGTTTTGCCTCTTTTCGATTCTGAAGCAGGCGGAACAGGTGAAAAATTGGACTGGAactcaatttcaaattggtCGAAAGGAGCCAGCTCTCAgaatgaaatcaaattcatcttaGCTGGTGGATTAACTCCAGATAATGTAAAAGAAGCTAGCTCATTGCATGGTGTCATTGGTGTCGACGTCAGCGGTGGCGTGGAAACTGATAACGTCAAgga
- the KAFR0C00690 gene encoding histone H3 (similar to Saccharomyces cerevisiae HHT1 (YBR010W); ancestral locus Anc_3.193), translating into MARTKQTARKSTGGKAPRKQLASKAARKSAPSTGGVKKPHRYKPGTVALREIRRFQKSTELLIRKLPFQRLVREIAQDFKTDLRFQSSAIGALQESVEAYLVSLFEDTNLAAIHAKRVTIQKKDIKLARRLRGERS; encoded by the coding sequence ATGGCCAGAACCAAGCAAACCGCAAGAAAGTCTACTGGTGGTAAGGCACCAAGAAAGCAATTAGCCTCCAAGGCTGCCAGAAAATCTGCTCCATCTACCGGTGGTGTCAAGAAGCCTCACAGATATAAGCCAGGTACCGTCGCTTTAAgagaaattagaagattCCAAAAATCTACTGAATTATTAATCAGAAAGTTACCTTTCCAAAGATTAGTCAGAGAAATTGCTCAAGATTTCAAGACCGATTTAAGATTCCAATCTTCTGCTATTGGTGCTTTACAAGAATCCGTTGAAGCTTACTTAGTCTCCTTATTCGAAGATACCAACTTGGCTGCTATCCACGCTAAGCGTGTTACCATCCAAAAGAAGGATATCAAATTAGCTAGAAGATTAAGAGGTGAAAGATCATAA
- the KAFR0C00700 gene encoding histone H4 (similar to Saccharomyces cerevisiae HHF1 (YBR009C); ancestral locus Anc_3.194), which translates to MSGRGKGGKGLGKGGAKRHRKILRDNIQGITKPAIRRLARRGGVKRISGLIYEEVRAVLKQFLESVIRDAVTYTEHAKRKTVTSLDVVYALKRQGRTLYGFGG; encoded by the coding sequence atgTCCGGTAGAGGTAAAGGTGGTAAAGGTTTAGGTAAAGGTGGTGCCAAGCGTCACAGAAAGATCTTGAGAGATAACATTCAAGGTATTACCAAGCCAGCTATCAGAAGATTAGCAAGAAGAGGTGGTGTTAAGCGTATTTCTGGTTTAATCTACGAAGAAGTCAGAGCTGTCTTAAAACAATTCTTAGAATCTGTCATCAGAGACGCTGTTACTTACACTGAACACGCAAAGAGAAAGACTGTCACTTCATTAGATGTCGTCTACGCTTTGAAGAGACAAGGTAGAACCTTATACGGTTTCGGTGGTTAA
- the DSF2 gene encoding Dsf2p (similar to Saccharomyces cerevisiae DSF2 (YBR007C); ancestral locus Anc_3.196) gives MEITKTSPLEEIRRENYLPRNSNEMMSSTKTSNGLGRTYSLRSNFSAVSFDSVVTTERLLDKLELSTEDQLLFEQVVQKEKERNHSGKSNAIVSPRTICMPASQFPSLRMRQMKINNSANSSTINLYKTQDGAIVKDSIKQLLENDLILKDKSIAASVEQHYASTSRFSYVAEEDPCSDELIDDLTNNYKDAGAVTKNTGRGTSFKYGARNNVANFEKFRILNEQQSTRHSSDSSAPQSHNGQTFQKINFKGKQLDSVGLSHAATIIPESNKRTKVQSSFYSSTIGTGSTNSASSQFSEIRQPAEHSPDTIVSSSESKLWNSTPVRNKFHKESTPKGSINGDPFDFENDITFIQNVAETSSPLTASYKSHKKKSSLSSLKSLFRTTKSSKNNQDKTKLSYNNRCNNTSEQYSTQYANDSHNSMRSNSISVDSSNSLESSPSRSKSSIKNKFIFPPNPVFPSDKEIYSNTKSKNNSANRHFRSFSDVHSKSKFLRLDDHKTGKDSFTTKAYSSSCNASPIKFINHKQSHNRRASIPNDDLLNEFTASPSMKNVLATQSGSPGVGSKSENLRDKTSNNDLISSAIAMRKVGNMKASAEKLQKACKSGDKTAFLLYGLALRHGYGVTRDLSMSFKYILMATGLNPSQVHSKILECSIDPSEIEKHLNVLPERIIEPLVPAIYECGIAYLKGYGVDQVDEHRGLKFLEKSASMGHVDSMCICGIIWSQKSTCRKKDIARAAAWFRIAEKRGANLLGSDWIHKKKYMKRSKS, from the coding sequence atgGAAATTACGAAAACTTCTCCTCtagaagaaattagaagGGAGAACTATCTCCCCAGAAATTCCAACGAGATGATGAGTAGTACAAAAACTAGCAACGGACTTGGTAGGACTTACAGTTTAAGGTCAAATTTTAGTGCAGTATCGTTTGATTCTGTGGTAACAACTGAAAGACTACTAGATAAATTAGAATTGAGTACAGAAGATCAACTTCTCTTTGAACAGGTAgtacaaaaagaaaaagagcGCAATCACTCAGGAAAATCGAATGCCATTGTCAGTCCCAGAACAATCTGTATGCCCGCTTCTCAGTTCCCATCTTTGAGAATGAGacagatgaaaataaataacTCAGCAAATAGCAGTACGATAAATCTGTATAAAACACAGGATGGTGCTATTGTAAAGGACTCTATAAAACAGctattagaaaatgatctaatattgaaagataaatcTATAGCAGCAAGTGTCGAACAACATTATGCTTCGACTTCAAGATTTTCATACGTTGCAGAAGAAGATCCCTGCTCTGATGAATTAATAGACGATTTGACTAATAATTATAAAGATGCAGGAGCTGTTACAAAAAACACCGGAAGAGGCACTTCTTTCAAGTACGGCGCCAGGAACAATGTCgctaattttgaaaaatttagaattcTTAATGAACAACAATCAACTAGGCATAGTTCTGACTCAAGTGCTCCACAAAGTCATAATGGACAAACATTTcagaaaattaattttaaagGAAAACAGCTGGATAGTGTCGGCCTTAGTCACGCAGCCACCATAATACCCGAATCCAACAAGCGTACCAAAGTTCAATCATCTTTCTACTCATCTACTATAGGTACTGGTAGTACAAATAGTGCTAGTAGCCAGTTCTCAGAAATAAGACAACCCGCTGAGCATTCCCCTGATACAATAGTTTCTAGCTCAGAGAGTAAACTCTGGAACAGCACACCCGTGagaaataaatttcataaaGAATCCACTCCCAAGGGATCTATTAACGGAGACCCATTTGATTTCGAAAATGACATAactttcattcaaaatgttGCAGAAACATCCTCTCCTCTAACTGCTTCCTACAAGTCTcataagaaaaaatcttctctatcttcattgaaaagtCTGTTCAGAACTAcgaaatcttcaaaaaataacCAAGATAAAACCAAACTATCGTATAATAATAGATGCAACAATACAAGTGAACAGTATTCTACTCAGTACGCTAACGACTCCCATAATTCTATGAGAAGTAACAGCATTTCGGTGGACTCCTCTAATTCACTGGAAAGCTCACCTTCAAGATCAAAATCGTCTATTAAAAATAAGTTCATATTCCCACCGAATCCTGTTTTTCCTTCtgataaagaaatatattccaatacaaaatctaaaaataatagcGCTAATAGACATTTTCGTTCATTCTCTGATGTTCATagcaaatcaaaatttttgagatTGGATGATCACAAAACGGGCAAGGATTCATTTACAACAAAAGCGTACTCAAGTTCATGTAATGCGTCAccaataaaatttataaatcaTAAGCAGAGCCATAACAGACGTGCTTCCATTCCGAATGATGACCTTCTGAATGAATTTACTGCGTCACCATCTATGAAAAATGTCCTTGCAACACAAAGTGGCAGCCCTGGTGTAGGAAGTAAATCTGAAAATCTCCGAGATAAAACGAGCAACAATGACTTGATATCATCGGCCATAGCCATGAGAAAAGTGGGTAACATGAAGGCGAGTGCTGAGAAGTTACAAAAAGCCTGCAAATCGGGTGATAAGACTGCATTTTTGTTATATGGATTGGCATTAAGACATGGATATGGAGTAACGAGAGACTTAAGCATGTCatttaaatatattttgatggCTACAGGCCTGAATCCATCACAAGTTCACAGTAAAATCCTTGAATGCAGCATTGATCCATCTGAAATCGAAAAGCATTTGAACGTATTGCCAGAAAGGATCATTGAACCCCTAGTTCCTGCTATATATGAGTGTGGGATCGCATACCTAAAAGGATATGGGGTCGATCAAGTTGATGAGCACAGGGGTTTGAAGTTTCTGGAGAAATCTGCTTCCATGGGACATGTTGATTCAATGTGTATATGTGGTATTATTTGGTCTCAAAAATCTACCTGtagaaagaaagatattGCAAGAGCTGCTGCTTGGTTCAGAATTGCAGAAAAGAGGGGTGCCAATTTATTAGGTTCTGATTGGATCCATAAAAAGAAGTATATGAAAAGATCCAAGTCTTAA